A window from Pseudomonas moraviensis encodes these proteins:
- a CDS encoding HU family DNA-binding protein, translating into MALTKDQLIADIAEAIDAPKTTARNALDQLGQIVADQLENGGEITLPGIGKLKVTERPARTGRNPSTGAAIEIPAKKVIKLVVAKGLTDAVNK; encoded by the coding sequence ATGGCTCTTACTAAAGACCAACTGATCGCCGACATCGCTGAAGCTATCGACGCGCCGAAAACCACCGCGCGTAACGCTCTGGACCAACTGGGCCAAATCGTTGCCGATCAGCTGGAAAACGGCGGCGAAATCACCTTGCCAGGTATCGGCAAGCTGAAAGTGACCGAGCGTCCTGCCCGCACTGGCCGTAACCCTTCGACTGGCGCTGCCATCGAAATCCCTGCCAAGAAAGTGATCAAGCTGGTTGTGGCCAAAGGCCTGACCGACGCTGTGAACAAGTAA
- a CDS encoding amino acid ABC transporter permease: MQNSIGAPKQRLSLSDPRVRAWLFQIITVVAVVSLGWYLFDNTQTNLQHRGITSGFSFLERSAGFGIAQHLIDYTEADSYARVFVIGLLNTLLVTFIGVILATILGFIVGVARLSQNWIIAKLATVYVEVFRNIPPLLQILFWYFAVFLTMPGPRNSHNFGDTFFVSSRGLNMPAALAADGFWAFVGSIVLAIVGIVLMCRWANKRFEETGVPFHKFWTGLAIVLVIPTLCALIFGAPLHWEMPELKGFNFVGGWVLIPELLALTLALTVYTAAFIAEIVRSGIKSVSHGQTEAARSLGLRNGPTLRKVIIPQALRVIIPPLTSQYLNLAKNSSLAAGIGYPEMVSLFAGTVLNQTGQAIEVIAITMSVYLAISISISLLMNWYNKRIALIER, translated from the coding sequence ATGCAAAATTCTATCGGCGCACCAAAGCAGAGGCTCAGCCTCAGCGATCCACGAGTGCGTGCGTGGCTATTCCAGATCATCACGGTTGTGGCGGTGGTCTCGCTTGGCTGGTACCTGTTCGACAATACGCAAACCAACCTTCAGCACCGGGGCATCACTTCCGGTTTCAGCTTTCTGGAGCGCAGTGCCGGGTTCGGCATCGCTCAACACCTGATCGACTACACCGAAGCGGACAGCTACGCGCGGGTGTTTGTCATCGGCCTGCTCAACACCCTGTTGGTGACCTTTATCGGCGTGATTCTGGCGACGATTCTCGGTTTCATCGTCGGCGTGGCGCGGCTGTCGCAGAACTGGATCATCGCCAAACTGGCGACGGTATATGTGGAAGTGTTCCGCAACATTCCGCCACTGCTGCAGATCCTGTTCTGGTACTTCGCGGTATTCCTGACCATGCCGGGGCCGCGCAACAGCCATAACTTCGGCGACACCTTCTTCGTCAGCAGCCGTGGCCTGAACATGCCGGCCGCACTCGCAGCTGACGGTTTCTGGGCGTTCGTGGGCAGCATCGTGCTGGCGATCGTCGGCATCGTGCTGATGTGCCGCTGGGCCAACAAGCGCTTCGAAGAAACCGGTGTGCCGTTCCACAAGTTCTGGACCGGCCTGGCAATTGTGCTGGTGATCCCGACCTTGTGCGCGCTGATCTTCGGCGCTCCGCTGCACTGGGAAATGCCCGAGCTCAAGGGCTTCAACTTTGTCGGCGGCTGGGTGCTGATCCCGGAACTGCTGGCCTTGACCCTGGCGCTCACCGTGTACACCGCGGCCTTCATCGCTGAAATCGTGCGTTCCGGGATCAAGTCGGTCAGCCATGGCCAGACCGAAGCGGCGCGTTCGCTTGGCCTGCGCAACGGCCCGACCCTGCGCAAAGTGATCATCCCGCAAGCTTTGCGCGTGATCATTCCGCCGCTGACCAGCCAATACCTCAACCTGGCGAAAAACTCCTCGCTGGCCGCCGGTATCGGTTACCCGGAAATGGTTTCGCTGTTCGCTGGCACCGTGCTCAACCAGACCGGGCAGGCCATCGAAGTGATTGCCATCACCATGAGCGTGTACCTGGCGATCAGTATCAGCATTTCCCTGCTGATGAACTGGTACAACAAGCGCATTGCGCTGATCGAGCGGTAA
- a CDS encoding FadR/GntR family transcriptional regulator — MSEISPLIKRSLVDQALDQLRQRINSGVWQVGERLPTEPELCAELGISRNTVREAMRVLAFSGLIEIRQGDGSYLRAVVDPLDTLKALSRCSLEQARETRHILEVEAIGLAALRRTDEDLAALREALGTSGSHYHGDLDTYIACDLVFHRRLVDAAHNPTLSELYRYFSSIVGAQLRQTLNISPRRQEVFDLHIDLLDAVEQRDPERAKALSRQLINEP; from the coding sequence ATGTCCGAAATTTCCCCTTTGATCAAGCGGTCCCTGGTCGATCAGGCTCTGGACCAACTACGTCAGCGCATCAACAGTGGTGTCTGGCAGGTCGGCGAGCGTCTGCCCACCGAGCCTGAGCTATGCGCCGAGCTGGGCATCAGCCGCAACACGGTGCGCGAAGCGATGCGCGTTCTGGCGTTCTCCGGACTGATCGAAATTCGTCAGGGCGACGGCAGTTATCTGCGTGCAGTGGTCGACCCGCTGGATACGCTGAAGGCGTTGTCCCGCTGTTCCCTGGAGCAGGCCCGGGAAACCCGGCACATCCTTGAAGTCGAGGCCATCGGCCTGGCGGCGTTGCGCCGTACCGATGAGGATCTGGCCGCACTGCGCGAAGCGCTCGGCACCAGCGGCAGCCATTACCACGGCGATCTCGACACCTACATCGCCTGCGATCTGGTGTTCCATCGACGTCTGGTCGACGCCGCGCATAACCCGACTCTCAGCGAGCTGTATCGCTATTTCTCCAGCATCGTCGGCGCGCAATTGCGCCAGACCCTGAATATCTCCCCGCGCCGCCAGGAAGTGTTCGACCTGCATATCGACCTGCTCGATGCGGTCGAGCAACGCGACCCGGAACGGGCCAAAGCCTTGTCGAGGCAGTTGATCAATGAACCTTGA
- a CDS encoding amino acid ABC transporter permease, with amino-acid sequence MSTHTFKPDMPPPNSSIGVVAWMRANMFSSWLNTLLTLFAFYLIYLVVPPILSWAIVDANWVGTTRADCTKEGACWVFIQQRFGQFMYGYYPTELRWRVDLTVWLAVIGAAPLFISRMPRKAVYGLSFLVMYPIIAFTLLHGGFGLTTVPTSQWGGLMLTLVIATVGIAGALPLGIVLALGRRSNMPAIRVVCVTFIEFWRGVPLITVLFMSSVMLPLFLPEGMNFDKLLRALIGVILFQSAYVAEVVRGGLQAIPKGQYEAAAAMGLGYWRSMGLVILPQALKLVIPGIVNTFIALFKDTSLVIIIGLFDLLNSVKQAAADPKWLGMATEGYVFAALVFWIFCFGMSRYSMHLERKLDTGHKR; translated from the coding sequence ATGAGTACTCATACTTTCAAACCCGACATGCCTCCACCCAACAGCAGCATCGGCGTGGTGGCGTGGATGCGCGCGAACATGTTCTCCAGCTGGCTCAACACCCTGCTGACGCTGTTTGCGTTCTACCTGATTTATCTCGTGGTACCTCCGATCCTCAGTTGGGCGATCGTCGATGCCAACTGGGTTGGCACCACCCGCGCCGACTGCACCAAGGAGGGCGCCTGCTGGGTGTTCATCCAGCAGCGGTTCGGCCAGTTCATGTACGGTTATTACCCGACCGAACTGCGCTGGCGCGTCGACCTGACCGTGTGGCTGGCGGTCATCGGCGCAGCACCCCTGTTCATCTCGCGGATGCCGCGTAAAGCGGTCTATGGCCTGAGCTTTCTGGTGATGTACCCGATCATCGCCTTCACCTTGTTGCACGGCGGTTTCGGTCTGACCACCGTGCCGACCAGCCAGTGGGGCGGGCTGATGCTGACCCTGGTGATCGCCACCGTCGGCATTGCCGGCGCTTTGCCGCTGGGCATCGTACTGGCGCTGGGGCGGCGTTCGAACATGCCGGCGATTCGAGTGGTCTGCGTGACCTTCATCGAATTCTGGCGCGGCGTGCCGTTGATCACGGTGCTGTTCATGTCCTCGGTGATGCTGCCGCTGTTCCTGCCCGAAGGCATGAACTTCGACAAACTGCTACGGGCGCTGATCGGGGTGATCCTGTTCCAGTCGGCCTACGTCGCCGAAGTGGTGCGCGGCGGTCTGCAAGCGATTCCCAAAGGGCAGTACGAAGCGGCTGCGGCGATGGGCCTCGGTTACTGGCGTTCGATGGGCCTGGTGATTTTGCCGCAGGCCTTGAAGCTGGTGATTCCGGGCATCGTCAACACGTTCATTGCGCTGTTCAAGGACACCAGCCTGGTGATCATCATTGGCCTGTTCGACCTGCTCAACAGCGTCAAGCAAGCCGCCGCCGACCCGAAATGGCTGGGCATGGCCACCGAAGGCTACGTGTTCGCCGCCCTGGTGTTCTGGATTTTCTGTTTTGGTATGTCGCGCTATTCCATGCATCTGGAACGCAAGCTCGACACTGGCCACAAGCGTTAG
- a CDS encoding CynX/NimT family MFS transporter, with translation MNLETEKAMSRTELSTASKRTTELEELLIDAEADDEQVQQSHPLVKRPWLLLLGLILVALNLRPALSSMAPLLSEVSRSLGLSAAQAGLLTTLPVLCLGLFAPLAPILARRFGAERVVLGILLTLAGGIILRSNFGEIGLFAGSVLGGASIGIVGVLLPGIVKRDFARHAGTMTGVYTMALCLGAAMAAGSTVPLSEHFGNSWAMGLGFWVIPALVAAVFWLPQVGSKHGAHNVAYRVRGLLRDPLAWQVTLYMGLQSSLAYIVFGWLPSILIGRGLTPTQAGLVLSGSVIIQLASSLAAPWLATRGKDQRLAIVVVMALTLAGLFGCLYAPIEGLWGWAILLGLGQGGTFSLALTLIVLRSRDSHVAANLSSMSQGFGYTLASMGPFAVGVVHDWTGGWNALGWIFGVIGVGAIIAGLGAGRALYVQVQSEKI, from the coding sequence ATGAACCTTGAAACCGAGAAAGCCATGTCCCGCACTGAGTTATCCACAGCGTCGAAACGCACCACCGAGCTGGAAGAGCTGCTGATTGATGCCGAAGCCGATGACGAGCAGGTGCAGCAAAGCCACCCGTTGGTAAAACGTCCGTGGCTGTTGCTGCTCGGACTGATTCTGGTGGCATTGAACCTGCGCCCGGCGCTGTCGAGCATGGCGCCGTTGCTCAGCGAGGTCTCCAGAAGTCTCGGGCTGTCCGCGGCGCAGGCGGGATTGCTGACTACGTTGCCGGTGCTGTGCCTGGGCCTGTTCGCGCCGCTGGCGCCGATTCTGGCGCGACGTTTCGGCGCTGAACGGGTGGTGTTGGGCATTCTGCTGACGCTGGCCGGCGGGATTATCCTGCGCAGCAACTTCGGTGAGATCGGCCTGTTCGCCGGCAGTGTGCTCGGCGGCGCCAGCATCGGCATCGTCGGCGTGCTGCTGCCCGGCATCGTCAAGCGCGACTTCGCCAGACACGCCGGCACCATGACCGGTGTCTACACCATGGCCCTGTGTCTGGGCGCGGCAATGGCGGCGGGTTCGACCGTGCCACTGAGTGAACATTTCGGTAACAGCTGGGCGATGGGCCTGGGTTTCTGGGTGATTCCAGCCTTGGTGGCGGCGGTGTTCTGGTTGCCTCAGGTCGGCTCGAAGCACGGCGCGCACAACGTCGCCTATCGCGTGCGCGGGTTGCTGCGTGATCCGCTGGCCTGGCAGGTGACCTTGTACATGGGCCTGCAGTCATCGCTGGCCTACATCGTGTTTGGCTGGTTGCCGTCGATCCTCATCGGACGCGGGCTGACACCGACCCAGGCAGGATTGGTGCTGTCCGGTTCGGTGATCATTCAACTGGCCAGTTCGCTGGCCGCGCCGTGGCTGGCGACTCGTGGCAAGGATCAGCGTCTGGCGATCGTAGTGGTCATGGCGCTGACGCTGGCGGGCCTGTTCGGCTGCCTGTACGCACCGATCGAAGGCCTGTGGGGCTGGGCGATTCTGCTCGGACTGGGGCAGGGCGGGACGTTCAGTCTGGCGTTGACGCTGATCGTGCTGCGTTCGCGCGATTCCCATGTCGCGGCGAACCTGTCGAGCATGTCCCAGGGTTTCGGTTACACGCTGGCGTCGATGGGGCCGTTCGCCGTGGGCGTGGTGCATGACTGGACCGGCGGCTGGAATGCCCTGGGCTGGATTTTCGGCGTTATTGGCGTGGGTGCGATCATTGCCGGACTGGGCGCCGGACGGGCGCTGTATGTGCAGGTGCAAAGCGAAAAGATCTGA
- a CDS encoding type II toxin-antitoxin system MqsR family toxin: MEKNTPHYDLAVIKSEVRRLGQNAFTKTSVRSAEKLGFNVSEMQEIVFELQTRMLYKSMTAYDDHRIWQDVYHINSRDQEIYIKVTYRPGGSPPVISFKEKNP, translated from the coding sequence ATGGAAAAGAACACACCCCATTACGACTTGGCGGTGATCAAGTCTGAAGTGAGGCGACTGGGTCAAAATGCTTTCACCAAAACTTCAGTAAGGTCAGCTGAGAAGCTCGGCTTCAACGTCAGCGAAATGCAGGAGATTGTTTTCGAGCTACAAACCAGGATGTTGTACAAATCGATGACTGCCTATGACGATCATCGAATCTGGCAAGACGTGTATCACATCAATTCGCGAGATCAGGAGATTTACATCAAGGTGACATACCGCCCCGGCGGCAGCCCACCGGTGATCTCCTTTAAGGAGAAAAACCCATGA
- a CDS encoding GIY-YIG nuclease family protein — MTSLSEKTVDVAEPVSKSWFVYLVRAANGSLYCGISDDPVRRFAKHQSGKGARFFLSSPAMALVYTELCRDKSDALRQERLIKKLRKSAKECLVASYQSD; from the coding sequence GTGACCAGCCTTAGCGAAAAAACCGTCGATGTTGCCGAACCCGTGAGCAAATCCTGGTTCGTCTACCTCGTGCGTGCCGCCAATGGCTCGTTGTATTGCGGAATCAGCGACGACCCGGTGCGCCGTTTCGCCAAGCATCAAAGCGGTAAAGGCGCGCGGTTCTTCCTCTCCAGTCCGGCCATGGCGCTGGTTTATACCGAGCTGTGCCGCGACAAGAGCGATGCGTTGCGCCAGGAACGCTTGATCAAGAAACTCAGGAAGAGCGCCAAGGAGTGCCTGGTGGCGTCTTATCAATCTGACTGA
- a CDS encoding amino acid ABC transporter substrate-binding protein: MKMLKSTLAVVTAAAVLGVSGFAQAGATLDAVQKKGFVQCGVSDGLPGFSVPDATGKILGIDADVCRAVAAAVFGDANKVKFSQLNAKERFTALQSGEIDILSRNTTMTSSRDAGMGLKFPGFITYYDGIGFLVNNKLGVKSAKELDGATICIQAGTTTELNVSDYFRGNGLKYTPITFDTSDESAKSLESGRCDVLTSDKSQLFAQRSKLASPKDYVVLPETISKEPLGPVVRNGDDEWLAIVRWVGYALLNAEEAGITSKNVEAEAKSTKNPDVARMLGADGEYGKDLKLPKDWVVQIVKQVGNYGEIFEKNLGKSTPLEIDRGLNALWNNGGIQYAPPVR; encoded by the coding sequence ATGAAGATGTTGAAATCCACTCTGGCGGTCGTGACTGCTGCAGCAGTACTCGGTGTCAGCGGGTTCGCTCAGGCGGGTGCAACCCTGGATGCGGTACAGAAAAAAGGGTTCGTGCAGTGTGGCGTGAGCGACGGTCTGCCGGGCTTCTCGGTACCGGATGCGACCGGCAAGATCCTCGGCATCGACGCCGACGTCTGCCGCGCTGTGGCCGCTGCCGTTTTCGGCGACGCCAACAAGGTCAAGTTCAGCCAGTTGAACGCCAAGGAGCGCTTCACCGCGCTGCAGTCCGGCGAGATCGACATCCTGTCGCGCAACACCACCATGACCAGCTCCCGTGACGCGGGCATGGGTCTGAAATTTCCGGGCTTCATTACCTACTACGACGGCATCGGCTTCCTGGTGAACAACAAGCTGGGCGTGAAAAGTGCCAAAGAGCTCGACGGCGCGACCATCTGCATCCAGGCCGGTACCACCACCGAGCTGAACGTTTCCGACTACTTCCGTGGCAACGGTCTGAAATACACCCCGATCACCTTCGACACCTCCGATGAAAGCGCCAAGTCGCTGGAATCCGGTCGTTGCGACGTGCTGACCTCCGACAAGTCCCAGCTGTTCGCCCAGCGCAGCAAGCTGGCCTCGCCGAAGGACTACGTGGTTCTGCCGGAAACCATTTCCAAGGAGCCACTGGGCCCGGTCGTACGTAATGGCGACGACGAGTGGCTGGCGATCGTGCGTTGGGTCGGCTACGCGCTGCTCAATGCCGAAGAAGCCGGCATCACTTCGAAGAACGTCGAAGCTGAAGCCAAGTCGACCAAGAACCCGGACGTGGCCCGTATGCTCGGCGCTGACGGCGAATACGGCAAAGACCTGAAACTGCCGAAAGACTGGGTTGTGCAGATCGTCAAGCAGGTCGGCAACTACGGTGAAATCTTCGAGAAAAACCTCGGCAAGAGCACTCCGCTGGAAATCGACCGTGGCCTGAACGCCCTGTGGAACAACGGCGGCATTCAGTACGCACCACCAGTGCGCTAA
- a CDS encoding amino acid ABC transporter ATP-binding protein — translation MSEAIKKPVGPEGIIQMQGVNKWYGQFHVLKDINLNVKQGERIVLCGPSGSGKSTTIRCLNRLEEHQQGRIVVDGVELTNDLKQIEAIRREVGMVFQHFNLFPHLTILQNCTLAPMWVRKMPKRKAEEIAMHYLERVRIPEQAHKYPGQLSGGQQQRVAIARALCMKPKIMLFDEPTSALDPEMVKEVLDTMIGLAEDGMTMLCVTHEMGFARTVANRVIFMDKGEIVEQAAPNDFFDNPQNDRTKLFLSQILH, via the coding sequence ATGAGCGAAGCAATCAAAAAGCCTGTGGGTCCGGAAGGCATCATCCAGATGCAGGGCGTGAACAAGTGGTACGGCCAGTTTCACGTACTCAAAGACATCAACCTCAACGTCAAACAGGGCGAACGCATCGTGCTGTGCGGCCCGTCGGGTTCCGGTAAATCCACGACGATTCGTTGCCTGAATCGTCTGGAAGAACACCAGCAGGGCCGCATCGTCGTCGATGGCGTGGAACTGACCAACGACCTCAAGCAGATCGAAGCGATCCGCCGCGAAGTCGGCATGGTGTTTCAGCACTTCAACCTGTTCCCGCACCTGACCATTTTGCAGAACTGCACCCTGGCGCCGATGTGGGTGCGCAAGATGCCCAAGCGCAAGGCCGAGGAAATCGCCATGCATTACCTGGAACGCGTACGCATCCCGGAACAGGCGCACAAATACCCGGGGCAACTGTCCGGCGGTCAGCAGCAGCGTGTGGCGATCGCCCGCGCCTTGTGCATGAAGCCGAAAATCATGCTGTTCGACGAACCGACTTCAGCACTCGATCCGGAAATGGTGAAAGAGGTTCTCGACACCATGATCGGCCTGGCCGAAGACGGCATGACCATGCTCTGCGTGACCCACGAAATGGGCTTCGCCCGCACCGTGGCGAACCGCGTGATTTTCATGGACAAGGGCGAGATCGTCGAGCAGGCAGCGCCGAATGACTTCTTCGATAATCCGCAGAATGATCGGACGAAGTTGTTCTTGAGTCAGATTTTGCATTGA
- a CDS encoding glutathione S-transferase family protein codes for MSELILHHYPTSPFAEKARLLLGFKGLSWRSVHISPVMPKPDLTALTGGYRKTPVLQIGADIYCDTALIARRLEQEKALPAFFPEGQEMTSASFAAWADSVVFQHAVSLVFQPESVAVRFGKLPPEAIKAFLADRAGLFSGGSATRLSAEQAKHQWPTIMARLEQQLQREQGDFLFGEPSIADFALAHPLWFLKATHVTAPLVDDYPAVAAWLGRVLGFGHGAASEMSSAEALEVARNATPAALPDEQFVDPNGFKPGQQVAIAAIDYGVDPVAGELLFAGSEELIIRREDERGGVVHVHFPRFGFRIEAK; via the coding sequence ATGTCCGAGTTGATTCTGCATCATTACCCGACCTCCCCCTTTGCCGAGAAGGCCCGCCTCCTGCTGGGGTTCAAAGGCTTGTCGTGGCGCTCGGTGCATATCTCGCCGGTGATGCCGAAACCGGATCTGACCGCTCTGACCGGTGGCTACCGCAAGACCCCGGTGCTGCAGATTGGCGCAGACATTTATTGCGACACTGCACTGATTGCTCGTCGCCTGGAACAGGAAAAAGCCCTGCCGGCGTTTTTCCCCGAAGGCCAGGAAATGACCAGCGCCAGTTTTGCCGCGTGGGCCGATTCGGTGGTGTTTCAACACGCGGTGAGCCTGGTGTTCCAGCCGGAATCGGTGGCCGTGCGTTTCGGCAAATTGCCGCCGGAAGCGATCAAGGCGTTCCTCGCCGACCGCGCCGGTTTGTTCAGCGGCGGCAGCGCCACGCGTCTGTCCGCCGAGCAGGCCAAGCATCAGTGGCCGACGATCATGGCGCGGCTCGAGCAGCAGTTGCAGCGCGAGCAGGGGGACTTCCTGTTTGGCGAACCATCGATTGCTGACTTCGCCCTGGCGCATCCGCTGTGGTTCCTCAAGGCGACCCACGTGACGGCGCCGCTGGTGGATGACTATCCGGCGGTTGCGGCGTGGCTGGGTCGGGTGCTGGGGTTCGGCCATGGTGCGGCAAGCGAGATGAGCTCTGCAGAGGCGCTGGAGGTGGCGCGTAACGCGACGCCGGCGGCATTGCCGGATGAGCAGTTCGTTGATCCGAACGGGTTCAAGCCCGGGCAGCAGGTGGCGATTGCCGCTATCGATTACGGCGTCGATCCGGTGGCAGGCGAATTGCTGTTTGCCGGCAGCGAGGAGTTGATCATCCGTCGAGAAGACGAACGTGGCGGCGTGGTGCATGTGCACTTTCCGCGTTTTGGTTTCCGTATCGAAGCCAAATAA
- a CDS encoding nuclear transport factor 2 family protein has product MSEAHSALITRFYQAFQRLDAEAMAACYTDDVVFSDPAFGELHGRDAGDMWRMLTTRAKDFSLTFDNVRADERTGGAHWVATYLFSQTGNIVINDIHARFVFRDGKICEHHDRFDLWRWSRQALGFKGLLLGWTPLVRNAVRAQALKGLKAFQAGR; this is encoded by the coding sequence TTGAGCGAAGCCCATAGCGCCCTGATCACCCGCTTCTACCAGGCCTTTCAGCGCCTCGACGCCGAAGCCATGGCCGCCTGCTACACCGACGATGTCGTGTTCAGCGATCCGGCCTTTGGCGAGCTGCACGGGCGCGATGCCGGCGACATGTGGCGCATGCTCACCACCCGCGCCAAAGACTTCTCGCTGACCTTCGACAACGTCCGCGCCGACGAGCGTACCGGTGGCGCGCATTGGGTCGCGACCTACCTGTTCAGCCAGACCGGCAACATCGTTATCAACGATATCCACGCGCGTTTCGTCTTCCGCGACGGCAAGATCTGCGAGCACCACGACCGCTTCGATCTGTGGCGCTGGTCGCGTCAGGCACTGGGTTTCAAAGGCCTGCTGCTGGGCTGGACGCCGCTGGTGCGCAACGCCGTACGCGCGCAAGCGTTGAAGGGACTGAAGGCATTTCAGGCCGGGCGCTGA
- the yejK gene encoding nucleoid-associated protein YejK, giving the protein MPIRHCIVHLIDKKPDGTPAVLHARDSELAESAAIENMLADLNESYNAKQGKAWGLFHPESGAFPFSGWLKEYMEGGRDFTAFSKVAVEHLQKLMEESNLSVGGHVLFAHYQQGMTDYLAIALLHHSEGVAVTDELDVTPSRHLDLGQLHLAARINVSEWQNNKQSKQYISFIKGKNGKKVSEYFRDFIGCQEGVDGPGETRTLLKAFSDFVESEDLPEDSAREKTKTLVDYASSQAKLGEPMGLEELSELIDEERPKAFYDHIRNKDYGLSPEIPADKRTLNQFRRFTGRAEGLSISFEAHLLGSKIEYDEENGTLIIKGLPTSLTDQLKRRN; this is encoded by the coding sequence ATGCCGATCCGTCATTGCATCGTCCACCTGATCGACAAAAAACCCGACGGCACGCCCGCAGTTCTGCACGCCCGTGACTCTGAACTGGCGGAGTCCGCAGCCATCGAAAACATGCTCGCCGACCTCAATGAGAGCTACAACGCCAAACAGGGCAAAGCCTGGGGCCTGTTCCATCCGGAGTCCGGCGCGTTCCCCTTCAGCGGCTGGCTGAAGGAGTACATGGAAGGCGGCCGTGACTTCACCGCATTCAGTAAAGTGGCGGTCGAGCACCTGCAGAAGCTGATGGAAGAATCCAACCTGTCGGTGGGCGGCCATGTGCTCTTTGCCCACTATCAGCAAGGCATGACCGACTACCTGGCGATCGCCCTGCTGCACCACAGCGAAGGCGTCGCGGTGACCGATGAGCTGGACGTTACGCCGTCGCGCCATCTTGACCTTGGCCAACTGCATCTCGCCGCGCGGATCAACGTCTCCGAGTGGCAGAACAACAAGCAGTCCAAGCAATACATCTCGTTCATCAAAGGCAAGAACGGCAAGAAAGTCTCGGAATACTTCCGCGACTTCATCGGCTGTCAGGAAGGCGTCGACGGCCCCGGCGAAACGCGTACTTTGCTCAAGGCCTTCAGTGACTTCGTCGAAAGCGAGGACCTACCGGAAGACTCCGCCCGCGAGAAAACCAAGACCCTGGTCGACTACGCCAGCAGCCAGGCCAAGCTCGGCGAACCGATGGGCCTTGAAGAACTGTCGGAGCTGATCGACGAGGAGCGCCCGAAAGCCTTTTACGATCACATCCGCAACAAGGACTACGGCCTGTCACCAGAGATTCCGGCAGACAAGCGCACCCTCAACCAGTTCCGCCGCTTCACCGGCCGCGCCGAAGGCCTGTCGATCAGCTTCGAAGCGCATCTGCTGGGCTCGAAGATCGAATACGACGAAGAGAACGGCACGCTGATCATCAAAGGCCTGCCGACTTCGCTGACCGACCAGTTGAAGCGGCGTAACTGA
- a CDS encoding type II toxin-antitoxin system MqsA family antitoxin → MKTQQCVSCGAREGMRHFQGRGETLRVKDMERRVDNLSGWECQKCGEIEWDPDTDSAQRYCKAGDELVIAARQMIGDEMKRIRRKLHLTQKETVQLLSGGGHNAFSRYERGDVLPPKALILLMRLLDRYPYLLTDVKTLGEGADLRGFEHIVHKEHESLSVS, encoded by the coding sequence ATGAAAACCCAGCAATGTGTCAGCTGCGGGGCGCGTGAGGGAATGAGGCATTTTCAGGGGCGCGGCGAAACCCTGAGAGTCAAAGACATGGAGCGTCGTGTCGATAATCTTTCTGGATGGGAATGCCAGAAGTGCGGTGAGATCGAATGGGACCCCGACACCGATAGTGCGCAGCGGTATTGCAAAGCAGGTGATGAGTTGGTTATCGCTGCGAGGCAAATGATTGGTGACGAGATGAAGCGTATCCGTCGCAAATTGCACCTGACGCAAAAAGAGACGGTACAACTGCTGTCTGGGGGTGGGCATAACGCATTTTCCCGCTATGAGCGCGGCGATGTATTGCCGCCCAAAGCTCTCATACTGTTGATGCGTTTATTGGATCGTTATCCGTACTTGCTAACCGATGTAAAGACTCTCGGCGAAGGTGCCGACTTGAGAGGTTTCGAGCACATCGTCCACAAAGAACACGAATCCCTCTCCGTGTCCTGA
- a CDS encoding glutaredoxin family protein encodes MLGNVLKKVALVLLVVVVYQNWGKIERVFNPSQMVSEQTRAQANVVLYATDWCGYCKQTKRFLDSKGIPFKEFDIEKDAQARKAYEALGGRGIPLIDVNGTLIRGFDPEEILAALK; translated from the coding sequence ATGCTCGGCAATGTGTTGAAGAAAGTTGCCCTGGTGCTGCTGGTAGTCGTGGTCTACCAGAACTGGGGCAAGATCGAGCGGGTGTTCAATCCCTCGCAAATGGTCTCGGAGCAGACGCGCGCGCAAGCCAATGTCGTGCTCTACGCCACCGACTGGTGCGGCTACTGCAAGCAGACCAAACGCTTTCTCGACAGCAAGGGCATACCTTTCAAGGAGTTTGATATCGAGAAGGATGCCCAAGCGCGCAAGGCGTACGAGGCATTGGGCGGACGCGGGATTCCGCTGATCGATGTGAACGGTACGTTGATCCGCGGGTTTGATCCGGAAGAAATTCTCGCCGCCCTGAAATAA